The following proteins come from a genomic window of Eubalaena glacialis isolate mEubGla1 chromosome X, mEubGla1.1.hap2.+ XY, whole genome shotgun sequence:
- the TMEM31 gene encoding LOW QUALITY PROTEIN: transmembrane protein 31 (The sequence of the model RefSeq protein was modified relative to this genomic sequence to represent the inferred CDS: deleted 2 bases in 1 codon; substituted 3 bases at 3 genomic stop codons) produces MGLTNKSEGERQLMPNNSDAPNEDQGEEIQQPEERTPAGQRTQRGGTXPSRCXLPSRRTPATSTNGTVNFPGVLPWPIQXVANPYQLPAVLQFYPEFLLVFKETMMVSHDMSHDMSHCLKAHVKEIRLPIILHLSALSTLHFHLPFLLTLLFLSFFLLSVLLLLLLIILFILVFF; encoded by the exons ATGGGGTTAACAAACAAGAGCGAGGGAGAACGACAGCTCATGCCCAACAACTCTGATGCGCCCAATGAAGATCAAGGTGAAGAAATCCAACAGCCAGAAGAG CGTACTCCAGCAGGGCAGCGAACACAAAGAGGAGGCACATAGCCATCCAGATGTTGATTGCCTTCACGTAGGACACCTGCAACATCCACCAATGGAACAGTCAACTTTCCAGGAGTCCTTCCATGGCCTATCCAGTGAGTTGCCAACCCATATCAACTGCCTGCTGTTCTTCAGTTTTATCCTGAATTTCTTCTGGTTTTTAAAGAAACCATG ATGGTTTCCCATGATATGTCCCATGATATGTCCCATTGTCTGAAGGCCCATGTCAAAGAGATCAGGCTACCCATCATCCTTCACCTCTCTGCCCTCTCCACCCTCCACTTCCATCTGCCTTTCCTCCTTacacttcttttcctttctttctttcttctttccgtacttctgcttctgcttcttattattcttttcattcttgtcttcttctga